A stretch of DNA from Nitratireductor thuwali:
CCGCTAGAGCGCCGTGCGTCTCTCAAGACGAACAAAGGACGCTCTAGACCATTGAATCTACGCATCGTGCGTCCCGAAAATCGATTTCCGGTTTTCGGGCCGATGCTGTAGCCGGATCGGTTCGGCGTTCCGTGAAACGGTGAACCGATCCACGCCGCAGCGCCTCTGCCATGTTCCCTCATCTTCCCCTTGGAAGGGGAGGAGATTCGTCCTCCGGGCACCGCACCCTTGCCGGCCGCGCGCGAGGATGGCTGTCTGTGGCTGATTCGCAACACTTTAATAAGATGCATTGCGCTATGAAGGCGTGGGGGCAATACGCCAATTTCCCGCCATAAAACAGGCGCACCGAGTTAGCTTCTCGGACGCGCCGCACCGGATACCGCGTGTCAAAGAGAGAAGCCGCAAGAAGCGGCAAAGGTGATCATGGACGCTCGATCGATTTCGAAAGCAAATCTTCCCAGCCGCCACGTGACGGTGGGGCCGGCGCGCGCGCCGCACCGCTCCTATCTTTACGCCATGGGTCTGTCGCCGGAGGAAATCGCCCAGCCGCTCGTCGGCGTCGCGACCTGCTGGAACGAGGCCGCACCCTGCAATATCTCGCTGATGCGCCAGGCGCAGGTGGTCAAGAAGGGCGTGGCCTCGGCCCACGGCACGCCGCGCGAATTCACCACCATCACCGTCACCGACGGCATTGCCATGGGCCACCAGGGCATGAAGGCCTCGCTGGTGTCGCGCGACGTCATCGCCGATTCGGTCGAGCTGACCATGCGCGGCCATTGCTACGATGCGATCGTCGGCCTGGCCGGCTGCGACAAGTCGCTGCCCGGCATGATGATGGCGATGGTCCGCCTCAACGTGCCCGCCGTCTTCATCTATGGCGGCTCCATCCTGCCCGGCGCCTATCGCGGCCGCCAGATCACCGTTCAGGACGTGTTCGAGGCGGTGGGCCAGCATTCCGTCGGCTCCATCTCCGATGAGGATCTGATGGAGATCGAGCAGGCTGCCTGCCCGTCCGCCGGTTCCTGCGGCGCGCAGTTCACGGCCAACACGATGGCGACCGTCGCCGAGGCCATCGGCCTGGCGCTGCCTTATTCCTGCGGCGCGCCGGCGCCCTACGAGATGCGCGACCGCTTCAACTACGCCTCCGGCGAAAAGGTGATGGAGTTGATCGCCAAGCAGATCCGCCCGCGCGACATCGTCACGCTGAAGTCCTTGGAGAATGCGGCTGCCGTGGTCGCCGCCTCGGGCGGCTCGACCAACGCGGCCTTGCACCTGCCCGCCATCGCCCACGAGGCGGG
This window harbors:
- the ilvD gene encoding dihydroxy-acid dehydratase, whose protein sequence is MDARSISKANLPSRHVTVGPARAPHRSYLYAMGLSPEEIAQPLVGVATCWNEAAPCNISLMRQAQVVKKGVASAHGTPREFTTITVTDGIAMGHQGMKASLVSRDVIADSVELTMRGHCYDAIVGLAGCDKSLPGMMMAMVRLNVPAVFIYGGSILPGAYRGRQITVQDVFEAVGQHSVGSISDEDLMEIEQAACPSAGSCGAQFTANTMATVAEAIGLALPYSCGAPAPYEMRDRFNYASGEKVMELIAKQIRPRDIVTLKSLENAAAVVAASGGSTNAALHLPAIAHEAGIEFDLFDVAEIFKKTPYIADLKPGGKYVAKDMFEAGGIPLLMKTLLDHGFLHGDCMTVTGRTLAENMERVPWNDQQDVVRPANNPITRTGGVVGLRGNLAPDGAIVKVAGMKHLSFSGPARCFDSEEECFAAVNERNYKEGEVLVIRYEGPKGGPGMREMLATTAALYGQGMGDRVALITDGRFSGATRGFCIGHVGPEAAVGGPIGLLKDGDVITIDAVEGTIDVALSDEELAERLKNWVPRTTDYQSGAIWKYAQTVGPAVNGAVTHPGAGKETHCYADI